The sequence below is a genomic window from Candidatus Zixiibacteriota bacterium.
GGCAGGGATTGCCGTACTCTTCGGTGCAGCGGTTGTTGCAGATATCGTAATCGGCAATCACCAGATGCGACGGCTGCTCTTCTTCATGCTTGGTGCCGCTGTGATAGACATCGGTCAGCTTATCGAAGAGATATTTATTATCGAATTTCAGATTTTTCTTCAGGCTATCCTCGCCGTAACGGGCGATATACTGCGCCAGCGGCATCATCGCTTTATGGTCCGGCTCCGTTTCGCGACGGTCAAAAAGCCCTTTCCCGCCGGATATCATTTGCAGCCCGGAATTGATCATTCCGGCAAGAAGTCCATGCTCGAATCCGGAATGGAAATTGCGCACCGCAAACAGTTCCTCTTTTGCCCAGGATTCTTCAAAGCGCGCCTCCATCCCCCGCAAGGTGGCGCTGCTGAAGTCATTTTTCTCCAGCGCTTCGCAAATTGTCTCGGCGGCAAGCATCCCCGATTTAATCGCCAGATGCACTCCTTTGAGCCGCTGCGAATCAAGAAATCCGGCGGCATCGCCAATCAATAAGAGTCCATCATGGTACAGCCGCGGCATGGCGTAATATCCCCCTTCCGGAATGGTCTTCGCCCCGTAATGGAGCATCGTGCCCCCTTCGAAAATCTTCCGGACAAAAGGATGAGTCTTGAATAATTGAAATTTGTAATGCGGGTCATTGGCAGGATTGGGGCTGTTCAATCCCACAGCATATCCCACCGCCGCCATTTTGCCGCCCATATCATAGATGAATCCGCCGCCATACTCCTCGTTCGGCTGAGGCCAGCCAAAGGTATGAATGACTTCCCCCTCCCGCAATCGCCCCTCGGGAATTTCCCAGACTTCCTTTACGCCGGTCAGATATGACTGCGGAAATTTCCCCTCGCGCAGATTCAGTTTTTCAATCGCTTCCTTGGAAAGCGAGCCATGGACCCCTTCGGCAAGCACCGTGACTTTCGCCTTCAGTAGCGAACCGGGTTCAAAATTGGAGCGGGGATGTCCTTCCTTGTCCAGTCCCAGGTCAACCGTTCGCACGCCGGTTACTTTCCCCTCTTCTATCAGAAGTTCAAAGCCGCCGGTGCCGGGGAAAATGTTGACCCCTAACCCTTCCACCTGCTCGGCGAACCATCCGGCAAATTTATTAAGAGAAATTATGTAATTCCCATCGTTGCGAAACGGCTTTGGCAAAAAAGGGAATTTGACCTGCGATTGGGAAGTAAAATAATAAAGCGAATCCGGTCCCACCGGCCTCTCAACCGGCATCCCCCGGTCAAGAAAATCCGGCATCAGTTCCCGCAGCGAACGGGGATTGAGAATCGCCCCGGAAAGAGAATGCGCTCCGGGATAGGAGCCTTTCTCAATCACCATTATTTCCGGCTGGGGAATTCGTCCCCCGGTCTGATTTATGAGATTGGTCAGATGATAGGCAAAAGCCAGGCCGGCCGGTCCGGCTCCAACCACAAGAACATCAACTTCGAGAGTTTCTCTCTGGATATCCATAGTTCTCCCTCAAAGAGAAAAAGTAAAACTGTTCAAAAGGGGAATATAAGAAAATCCCGGCGACGGCGCACACGAAATTGTCAGGAGCGGGCGTGCCGACCGTTCTCGTTACGGCCATTTTCGTTCGGGTCCGAACCGTTCGATTTAATCTGGAGCATCTCCATTATCTTTTGGCGATTGCAGCCTACTGTCATCAGCCTCCCGGCAATGATAATCGGCTTACGGATGAGGTCATTGTCCTCCGCCATAAAGGTGATTATCTTTTTGCGTTCAGGAAGCTCCTTATCCAATTGATGCTTCTTGTACGCTTTGGAGCTCACAT
It includes:
- a CDS encoding electron transfer flavoprotein-ubiquinone oxidoreductase → MDIQRETLEVDVLVVGAGPAGLAFAYHLTNLINQTGGRIPQPEIMVIEKGSYPGAHSLSGAILNPRSLRELMPDFLDRGMPVERPVGPDSLYYFTSQSQVKFPFLPKPFRNDGNYIISLNKFAGWFAEQVEGLGVNIFPGTGGFELLIEEGKVTGVRTVDLGLDKEGHPRSNFEPGSLLKAKVTVLAEGVHGSLSKEAIEKLNLREGKFPQSYLTGVKEVWEIPEGRLREGEVIHTFGWPQPNEEYGGGFIYDMGGKMAAVGYAVGLNSPNPANDPHYKFQLFKTHPFVRKIFEGGTMLHYGAKTIPEGGYYAMPRLYHDGLLLIGDAAGFLDSQRLKGVHLAIKSGMLAAETICEALEKNDFSSATLRGMEARFEESWAKEELFAVRNFHSGFEHGLLAGMINSGLQMISGGKGLFDRRETEPDHKAMMPLAQYIARYGEDSLKKNLKFDNKYLFDKLTDVYHSGTKHEEEQPSHLVIADYDICNNRCTEEYGNPCQHFCPAQVYEMVDDPSRPGKKKLQLTPSNCVHCKTCDIADPYQIIKWVVPEGGGGPNYTNM
- a CDS encoding ArsC/Spx/MgsR family protein, encoding MQKRVDFYTYPHESSCEEVRQFLETQDLDLRVRDLTKQPLNYDELARLIRHIDIKHFINVSSKAYKKHQLDKELPERKKIITFMAEDNDLIRKPIIIAGRLMTVGCNRQKIMEMLQIKSNGSDPNENGRNENGRHARS